One genomic window of Peptostreptococcaceae bacterium includes the following:
- a CDS encoding OadG family protein, protein MEKMTLIDRFANPDIIKTMSLGDKMLASLYVTLLGMAITFIALSILWGMIALMSRILGTKSTKIEKQALVVAAVTEPETTIEKKEGEIDEAIVAVIAAAVASSMNTSVHNIIVRNIRRTQNALPAWGNAGRFEQMKTRVQ, encoded by the coding sequence ATGGAAAAAATGACATTAATAGATCGTTTCGCCAATCCGGACATAATAAAGACAATGTCTCTTGGGGATAAAATGCTTGCGTCGCTATACGTGACACTGCTTGGGATGGCAATAACCTTTATTGCCCTCAGTATACTATGGGGAATGATAGCACTCATGAGCCGCATTCTTGGAACGAAATCGACTAAAATAGAAAAACAGGCTTTAGTAGTAGCAGCGGTGACTGAACCTGAAACAACCATAGAGAAAAAAGAAGGCGAAATAGACGAAGCCATAGTAGCCGTAATAGCGGCTGCGGTGGCTTCGAGTATGAACACATCTGTGCATAACATAATCGTAAGAAATATCCGAAGAACCCAAAACGCCCTGCCGGCTTGGGGAAATGCAGGAAGATTCGAACAGATGAAAACGAGAGTCCAATAA
- a CDS encoding biotin/lipoyl-binding protein, which translates to MKKFNISVNGKAYEVEVEEIGGVPEAPRAPRAAAAPSAPSAPSAPSAPSAPSAPSAPSAPVAPAATATAGGTIVESPMPGTVLDIKVAAGDTVKNGDVLLILEAMKMENEIVAMEDGKVVSVNVTKGASVNAGDVLVVLG; encoded by the coding sequence ATGAAAAAATTCAACATATCGGTTAATGGAAAGGCCTATGAAGTAGAAGTGGAAGAAATCGGAGGAGTGCCAGAGGCTCCAAGAGCACCAAGAGCGGCGGCAGCACCCTCAGCACCCTCAGCACCCTCAGCACCCTCAGCACCCTCAGCACCCTCAGCACCCTCAGCACCCTCAGCACCCGTAGCGCCGGCAGCAACAGCAACAGCAGGCGGAACAATCGTGGAATCCCCAATGCCTGGAACAGTCCTCGACATAAAAGTAGCAGCTGGAGATACCGTTAAAAACGGAGATGTCCTCCTTATACTTGAAGCCATGAAAATGGAGAACGAAATCGTTGCAATGGAAGACGGCAAAGTCGTTAGCGTAAATGTGACCAAAGGTGCATCTGTAAACGCTGGAGACGTTCTCGTCGTATTGGGTTAA
- a CDS encoding sodium ion-translocating decarboxylase subunit beta, with translation MLQIVTKFIQSTGFMGLNPQNILMILISFLLLYLAIKKGFEPLLLVPIAFGMFLTNLPFAGMMVPHGGEGEPGGLLWYFFQGDELGIFPPIIFMGVGAMTDFGPLIANPKALLLGAAAQFGIFTTFLGAILLGFTGQQAGAIGIIGGADGPTAIFLASRLAPDLLGPIAVAAYSYMALVPIIQPPIMKALTTKAERQIKMDQLRKVSKSEKVLFPIMVTLLVSLMLPPAATLIGMLMLGNLFKECLVTDRLKDTAANALINIVTIFLGLSVGATATAEQFLKAETIKIIVLGVLAFAVGTAAGVILAKIMNKLTGGKINPLIGSAGVSAVPMAARVSQTVGQQENPSNFLLMHAMGPNVAGVIGSAVAAGVMLSLFG, from the coding sequence ATGCTACAGATAGTCACAAAATTCATACAGAGCACAGGCTTCATGGGGCTAAACCCCCAGAACATACTAATGATACTTATATCGTTCCTGCTTCTTTACCTGGCAATCAAAAAGGGCTTCGAGCCGCTTCTTCTCGTTCCGATTGCATTCGGAATGTTTCTGACAAACCTGCCGTTTGCAGGAATGATGGTTCCTCATGGAGGAGAAGGTGAACCGGGAGGCTTGCTTTGGTATTTCTTCCAGGGAGACGAGCTTGGAATATTCCCGCCCATCATATTCATGGGCGTTGGAGCAATGACAGACTTCGGACCACTGATAGCAAATCCAAAAGCCCTGCTCCTTGGAGCTGCGGCCCAGTTTGGAATATTCACAACATTCCTGGGAGCCATACTTCTCGGTTTTACAGGACAACAGGCCGGAGCAATTGGAATCATAGGCGGAGCTGATGGTCCTACAGCTATATTTCTTGCATCAAGGCTTGCACCTGACCTTTTGGGGCCAATAGCCGTAGCGGCATACTCGTACATGGCCCTTGTTCCAATAATACAGCCGCCCATCATGAAAGCCCTTACCACAAAAGCGGAAAGGCAAATCAAGATGGACCAGCTCAGGAAAGTAAGCAAATCGGAAAAAGTGCTTTTCCCGATAATGGTAACACTCCTTGTTTCCCTCATGCTGCCGCCGGCTGCAACACTTATCGGTATGCTTATGCTTGGGAATTTGTTCAAGGAATGCTTGGTGACAGACCGACTAAAAGATACTGCCGCCAATGCTCTCATAAACATAGTCACAATCTTCCTGGGACTTTCAGTCGGAGCTACAGCTACAGCAGAACAGTTCCTCAAAGCTGAAACAATCAAGATCATAGTACTTGGCGTACTGGCTTTTGCAGTTGGAACAGCAGCTGGAGTCATACTTGCAAAGATAATGAACAAGCTTACAGGAGGGAAAATCAATCCTCTCATAGGTTCGGCGGGAGTATCCGCAGTTCCCATGGCAGCCCGTGTATCCCAGACCGTTGGGCAGCAGGAGAATCCTTCAAACTTCTTACTCATGCACGCAATGGGCCCGAATGTTGCCGGGGTCATAGGCTCAGCCGTGGCCGCGGGTGTTATGCTTTCGCTTTTCGGCTAA
- a CDS encoding biotin--[acetyl-CoA-carboxylase] ligase, producing the protein MDRTILEFLKNHRLNYVSGEAISKTLGVSRTAVWKHINELKKSGYEIESLSRKGYRLVGEPDLLTKDELSIGMSTVHLGHNVVCFETIGSTNNYIKENADDLPDGTLVVSEEQNSGRGRLGREWTSPSGKGIWMSLLLKPKIAPQDAPKLTQIAAAALIETIKCLYGLDVKVKWPNDIVVGDRKVCGILTEMEAEVDCVNYIVLGIGINANIDVFSEELADKATSMKIEIGEAVDRKKLLFHFLNCLERFLDLFFEDGDFEKALNICRKHSAVIGKKIWIKEKNNSVEVLATGINDSGELVVQYEDGSEKEILSGEVSIRSENGYI; encoded by the coding sequence ATGGATCGGACCATATTGGAATTTCTAAAAAATCATAGATTGAACTATGTCTCTGGAGAAGCAATAAGCAAGACCCTCGGGGTTTCGAGGACCGCTGTATGGAAACATATCAATGAACTGAAAAAATCCGGATATGAAATCGAATCCTTATCCAGAAAAGGATATAGATTGGTAGGTGAACCGGATTTGTTGACAAAAGATGAATTGTCTATAGGAATGTCTACCGTTCATTTGGGTCATAACGTTGTTTGCTTTGAAACTATAGGGTCCACTAACAACTACATAAAAGAGAATGCCGATGATTTGCCTGACGGAACATTGGTTGTAAGCGAGGAGCAAAACAGCGGAAGAGGAAGATTGGGCCGTGAGTGGACATCTCCTTCGGGAAAGGGAATATGGATGTCGCTCCTTTTGAAACCGAAAATTGCTCCACAGGATGCGCCTAAATTAACCCAAATAGCAGCCGCCGCCCTGATTGAAACAATTAAATGCTTGTATGGACTCGATGTGAAGGTCAAATGGCCTAATGATATTGTAGTTGGAGACAGGAAGGTTTGCGGCATACTGACCGAGATGGAAGCCGAAGTCGATTGCGTGAACTATATTGTCCTGGGTATCGGAATTAATGCAAATATCGATGTTTTCAGCGAAGAATTGGCGGATAAGGCCACATCGATGAAGATTGAAATTGGGGAAGCCGTAGACAGAAAAAAGCTTCTGTTTCATTTTTTGAATTGTCTTGAAAGATTCCTGGATTTATTTTTTGAAGACGGAGATTTTGAAAAGGCCCTGAATATTTGCAGAAAGCATTCTGCCGTGATTGGAAAAAAAATTTGGATTAAAGAAAAAAACAATTCTGTGGAAGTTTTGGCAACAGGGATTAACGATAGCGGTGAGCTTGTGGTACAATATGAGGACGGAAGTGAGAAAGAGATTCTATCAGGAGAGGTTTCAATACGCTCTGAAAACGGCTATATCTAG
- a CDS encoding type III pantothenate kinase, producing MLLVCDVGNTNIVLGVYKGQELLRNWRMSTDKTKTSDEIGIIVHQFFKSEGIPPEAIKDIIISSVVPTIMYSLQHMAIKYFDKEALVVGPGIKTGINIKYDNPRQVGADRIVNAVACIHKYGGPCVIVDFGTATTFCAISDKNEYMGGTIAPGIKISSDALFQKASKLPKVELIKPEGVICKNTVKSIQSGVIYGYVGLVDYIVRRMKKELNKEDIRVIATGGLSSMIASESETIEIVDKFLTLDGLKIIYDMNRKS from the coding sequence ATGTTATTGGTATGCGATGTCGGGAACACAAATATTGTTTTGGGAGTTTACAAGGGTCAGGAATTGCTGAGAAATTGGAGAATGTCAACAGACAAGACGAAGACTAGTGATGAAATAGGAATCATAGTCCATCAATTCTTCAAAAGCGAGGGCATTCCTCCGGAGGCAATAAAAGATATAATCATATCCTCGGTTGTTCCGACAATAATGTATTCCTTGCAACATATGGCAATCAAATATTTTGACAAAGAAGCGTTGGTAGTGGGTCCTGGAATCAAGACTGGAATTAATATAAAGTATGACAATCCAAGGCAGGTCGGGGCCGATAGAATCGTTAATGCGGTTGCATGCATACATAAGTATGGAGGACCGTGCGTAATTGTCGATTTTGGAACAGCAACAACCTTTTGCGCCATATCAGACAAGAATGAGTATATGGGCGGAACTATAGCCCCGGGAATAAAGATTTCAAGCGATGCGCTTTTTCAAAAGGCTTCTAAACTGCCAAAAGTCGAATTGATAAAGCCTGAAGGTGTTATATGCAAAAACACTGTCAAGAGCATACAGTCGGGTGTTATTTACGGATATGTTGGGCTTGTGGACTATATAGTCAGAAGGATGAAGAAGGAATTGAACAAGGAAGATATCAGGGTTATTGCTACAGGAGGACTCTCAAGTATGATAGCTTCCGAGTCGGAGACTATAGAAATCGTTGATAAATTTCTGACACTCGATGGACTTAAAATTATTTACGATATGAATCGGAAAAGCTGA